Proteins from one Salvelinus alpinus chromosome 34, SLU_Salpinus.1, whole genome shotgun sequence genomic window:
- the LOC139563804 gene encoding eukaryotic translation initiation factor 4E-like, which translates to MITPQVSPMNVNVYAKNHKMATAEPEINLNPQHAEGGEEAETGQEIVSPESYIKHPLQNKWSLWFFKNDKTKTWQANLCLISTFDTVEDFWALYNHIQLSSNLISGCDYSLFKDGIEPMWEDERNKHGGRWLITLSKQQRRQDLDRFWLETLLCLVGETFDDYSDEVCGAVVNIRSKGDKIAIWTADFDNKEAITHIGSVYKERLGIPMKMTIGYQSHSDTATKSGSTTKNKFVV; encoded by the exons atgattacaccccaagTCAGTCCAATGAATGTCAACGTTTACGCGAAGAATCATAAGATGGCGACCGCGGAACCG GAGATCAATTTAAATCCCCAACATgctgaaggaggagaagaagcagAGACTGGTCAGGAGATAGTGAGCCCTGAGAGCTATATCAAACACCCCCTCCAGAACAA ATGGTCTCTTTGGTTCTTCAAAAATGATAAGACCAAAACGTGGCAGGCGAACCTCTGCCTCATCTCCACGTTTGACACTGTTGAAGATTTCTGGGC TCTCTATAATCATATTCAGTTGTCAAGCAATCTGATATCTGGATGCGACTACTCCCTCTTTAAG GATGGCATTGAGCCCATGTGGGAGGATGAGCGGAACAAGCATGGAGGGCGCTGGCTGATCACTCTCAGCAAGCAGCAGAGGAGACAAGACCTGGACCGCTTCTGGCTAGAAacc CTTCTCTGCCTTGTTGGGGAGACTTTTGATGACTATAGTGACGAAGTGTGTGGAGCAGTAGTCAATATTCGCTCGAAAGGAGACAAAATCGCCATCTGGACGGCAGACTTTGACAACAAGGAAGCCATAACACACATCGG GAGTGTGTATAAGGAGCGCTTGGGAATCCCCATGAAGATGACCATTGGCTACCAGTCACACTCTGACACCGCCACCAAGAGCGGCTCCACCACCAAAAACAAGTTTGTGGTCTGA